The Gadus macrocephalus chromosome 1, ASM3116895v1 DNA window aggaggaggtggtggaggaggaagagggggggaagaagagaggaagggggggaggaggaggaagaggaggtggaggaggaggaagagggggggggggaggtggtggaggaggaagagggggggaggtggtggaggaggaagagggggggagaagagaggaaggggggaggaggtggaagaggaggtgaggaggaggtggaagaggaggaggaggaggaagaggggaggaagtggtgaggaggaagagggggggaagaagagaggaagggggggaggaggaggaagaggaggtggaggaggaagaggaggaggaggggaggtagaggaggaggaagggggggagtggagaagaaggaaggggggaggaggaagagggggagaggatgaggagaagagggggggggaagagaggaagggtttggaggaggaagaggagttcaGTTGGTTCACTTTTTATCTATTAACAAATATCTCAACCCACCGTTGAATCGGTGATTCAGTTTTGCTTTTGTCACGACTGCGGTGTCACCAGGGTTTTTGGCAGGTGGCAGCTGGGGCACGCGAACACCAGCGAGTGTGGACCAGTTTCCACCTCACTCAACAAGacaagtgtacgtgtgtgcatgtgtgcgtgcgtgcgtcatcTTTTCATCTGGGTACATTTTGCCATGGTAATTAAAGCATTATCCTTTCAATGTATCACTAATGTGGTTATATTCTTAGCGGCGGAAGTGGACAAGGACATTTGTCGTCACAGCAAGTTTTCCATGGGTGGTCCCAACATAATGAAGTCACTATTTAACAGAGAGGCTACAAACACATCAAGTCACAgttgggaggaggagtggaCGCCAGGAGAGCAGTAAAAGCAATAAGGGCTTTCACTGCGTATTGTGCCTCAGCACAATACGCAATATTGCAATCAAAGAAGATGAAATGAAGGAACAAGGGGGGGAGACGTTATGTGAGGAGGCTGGGATGAGAGTGAAACGGCGTTTATAGCCAGTGAAGTAGAGTCGTGATGTTATCAGCGCAGACAATAACACACTTTGTCGAAATATTTTTTAGCAGattttttaacgttattttcAACAAACAACTGTGCATCAATATCAAATGCAGTCAGCAAGTGCAATAAAGTCCAGCTGTTTCACTGACTTACTACTTTCAAGGATTACTTTTATCTGTTACATTTCTGTGTCGCCTTTTCAGATTAATTTCTTAATTACACTTCCGGATTAATCCTCTGGATTACATTTTTGGGTTAGACCGCTGAGCCACATTTTCGGAGGTCATTTCCAAATTGCATCCACGGATTAGGTTTGGGGATCACATTTACAGATCTATATGTTCCCTTTCTAATGTGTAGTCGGTGTGCCCTCATGTGTGTAAAAGCAGAACACCAACCTTACCGGGTGAAATATGCACAGCAGAACAGAAATCCACCAACACGATGACAACGAGGGACCACAAGAGTTTGACGTATTCGACGTGTTCTCCTCAGGTGTGCTGCACTGTGTTATTTCCCACGGCACACACTCCAGATGACATGAGGGCACCTGGGGCCctttctgcctccctctctctctctctctctctctctctctctccccatctccctccgtcagctctctctctccatcacggtcgccccctttctctctcacctttccatcgctgtctctctctcccctccctccttcccgaccaccttcctctccttctccctgcgctgtcgtcccctttctctctctcccagtgtatctctgtccctctatctctctcctctctcgatTTCACAGTCCCctgcctcactctctctgcACCTCCCCGCTGCTGTTCTCAGACGTTCAGACGCTTCCTGACGTCAGCCGGTCTCTAATCTGTTTCAGATCGGAGCGTCACAGAAGCAGGCCgactcaccctctcccctctctctcccccctctctctccctccgcacACAGCCTCTTTCTGTTGGAGAACGCAATGTATTCTCGTGTTCCGTGTCCTGTTTAATGGGTGTAGTTCAGGGCATTTGTGTGCGTTGCACACGTTGGGGTCTGCATGGGTGGAGACGAGATGGAGGGCGGTAAGGATGTAGGTTGTATGTAATGAGGCAGTTAGTAAGCTAGTCATGGAGGAAGCTAAGGCCgcagggaggtagagaggcagatagagaggaaggagggaaaggTGGTAGGTTGGGAGGGCAGGAGGCAGACGGACTGACCGACAGGCAGACCAACAggcagacacaaatacacaaacacacgcacacaccagatAGATAGACATTAGTCGATTAAGTGGCTGATGATTAGGTACTCTtgtggaggagagagcaggTGGTGTACACAGCATCCCAGCATGATGAGAAATGCATGGTGAgtaggggagagaaggagaggagaggagaggagaggagaggagaggacaggacaggacaggacaggacaggacaggacaggacaggagaggagaggagaggagaggagaggagaggagaagagaagacagacagagataaagagaggcaAGNNNNNNNNNNNNNNNNNNNNNNNNNNNNNNNNNNNNNNNNNNNNNNNNNNNNNNNNNNNNNNNNNNNNNNNNNNNNNNNNNNNNNNNNNNNNNNNNNNNNGAGAGAGCGCTTGGGTCATTCATTAAAAACACAGCTTGGCAGTAGGAGGCAGGGTGACCACAGGACAGTATAGGGAGGTGAGCTATATCACAGATTTGTTCATTTGTTGGGTCTCGATTTTGTCCTGGTTCAAAGGTTTGAAGAGATGCAACCTTGTTAGGATTTTATAACTTTAgccttaaacacacacgcacacacacacactattgatgACTGCAGCGTGGGCTCCGTCATGATGAAGGAGATTACAGTGAGAGCTGCTGCTGGTTTGCGGCAGCAGAAGACAGGAGACGTCTAACATCTCCACAGCCCCAGACGAGTCTAGAAGAGGAGCGCTGAGCTACCGTAAATACCCGTCTGCACACCTGCCTCCCATCACTGtctgtgagaggagagagggtgggcgACGGGGGACTACTTAAGCGGGTGAGAGAGTTGactgagcgagtgagtgagtgagtttctGAGTGAgtcggtgagtgagtgagcgagcgagtgtTTATGGTGGGGCGTCTCGTCGTCGTGTTCATGCGGTCAACCCCCACCACCCTGACGCGTGTGCTACCAGCCCGCCGCCTATGTGATGTGTTgctgctccaccctctccctccccccctggccCCATCACAccactctcgctctgtctccccGTCTACAATACCTCCCTTCTCTCCTACATCCACTCTCAcctcccctatctctctctctctctctctcttcacctcccctatctctctctctctctccccataatctccccatctctctcacctcccctatctatctctctctctctctctcccccatctctctctcccccatctctctctctctctctctctctctctctctctctctctctctctctctctctctctctctctctctctctctctctctcccccatctctctctctctctctctctctctctctctctctctctcctctctctctctctctctctgtctctgtctctgtctctctctctctctctctctctctctctctctctctgtctctgtctctctctctctctctctctctctctctctctctctctctctctctcctcgtgcaactcctctccacctctctctctctccttcccccccccccccccctgactctctctctactcttccctccactctcctccacatagctctctccctcccctctctccccctcggtCTCCCCCTCGCCTCCCCACAGGCGAGGCAGGGGGAAGCCCAAGAACAGAGTGTGGCGGCGGAGAAGCTGAGCCGCTTCCAAAGGTCATCGGCTGTCGCCTGCAACCGGGAACACGGcgctccagacacacacacacacacacacacacacacacacacacacacacacacacacacacacacacacacacacacacacacacacacacacacacacacacacacacacacacacacacacacaggtgttttTCATGAAGGTCGGCGCAGAGCGGCCTGTTCCTGATGTTACCAGTCATCCTTGACCATCCGTTGGAGAGACTGGCCCTGAACGCTTTGTGAAAACACAGTCGACCGCGCCTGATGACGTACCTACAGTACCTACCACAGTCCGTGCAACACGCGTAAAATAATGACTCACGCCTTTACGATCAAAACGCTCCCTAAGCATAGGGTCGTTCTGATAGTTGTGCTGGCGTTGTTTCGCGCGGGTCAGTAGAATGGCGGTGCGTCGGTGAGCCAGCGTCAACAGGAAGGTCTGTGGGCGTGACGGCATGGGTCTAGTCAGTAGGTCCACAGGAAGCTGACCTTTACAGGTACTGCTCAACCCCCACGCTGCAGCTACGACCCGCTGCCTAGAGGGGCCACCGTGTCATAGTGCGGGGCTTCCCATTCGCACGACCGTTTGAACCGTAGCAGCCGTTATCAGTGGATCCAGTGTGCACCCTGTGGTTAATGTATGTTCCATATGCTGTATGCTTTCATGTGTTCATAAGCTGGAAATGTGGGTCATCGACATGCTTGGATGAAACCCAGACAAGAGCACATGTACGACTTACACTTTATCATGTAAAATACAAACTCCATGTGATCTACTCCATCCTTTTTTTAATATGAGATTTTTGTAGTTCTTTGCATGTTCCTATTGAACATTTTGTCCTGTTGTAACATTATCACTATTTACCGTCTTTTACTCCTGCTGTGACAGACAAattgattgttattattatttaaggtTTATTTGTAGGGACGGATACAGAAACATAAGACAGCGTGAGACAGTTATCTCATGTTCGTATCATAGTGTTTCTAGCCAAAGCCAATTTACGACCCTTATTTTACCATTTGCATATTTCTTAGCATCGGGCCTCGCATCCTGCTGCTTATACCTTATTTTTTTACgcgtttaagatattaagtgatttcttgccgatgacccatggctgcctttgtgaatgtcggcacacatcgaataatcgattattcgttcataccacccactgaTTATTCGACCATGGAAAATGTGAGTTATTCCGATCCCCACTGCTTGATCTATCCCAACATAATAAGATCAATGGCTGTGAGTACCTTTGGATGCAGTCCTCGACCAAACAGTGACGCAGCATCTCTGCGGCTCGTCATCTTCCCCCATTCCCCAACAAAAACGTCCTTCCCTGGATCATTCGGTAACAGACGAAGGCGGAAGgcccaaaaaaaaagccttatatatatatatatatatatatatatatatatatacacacaccaccctgtTAAAACCCCGCTGGCCATTCCCCCTCCTGCAGGCAGGCCAGTGGGGCCGATAATAAAACAGGGGTGTTGGAAGGGAACCCCGTCACGGGGCAGACGAGAGAGGCGACGGGGATTTCTCCCAGCCAGGTGGCGTCCAGAGGATCCTCAGAGGGCGTTGGGGacggtctgtctctcttttgagCCCCAGAGGGGGTCAATTTGAGACCCGGGGCCCACATGCGGTGCGTTGGATTTACACGGCGGGGACGCCTGCTAGGAGGTGTTTAGTGTGTGCACAGCGGACGGTTTTAAAGCGCGCTGGCCAGTGGCCGGCGTGATGCAACGCGTTATTTtgcaagccccgcccacctgtttCTACTGAGATGAGCcgtcaaacaaaaacacaaaaatgtgtgacagacagacagacagagagaaaagacacagggacagagagtacCACTGACAGATAGGACTGCGGTCAGACaaacagtgcgtgtgtgtgtgtgtgtttggatgtgtgtgtacctctctaTGACGTAGAAGTTGTCTCCGTCGTCTCCCTGGTCGATGACGTGGTCTTTTGCCTGGACCACCAGCTCAAACATGGCGTCCAGGACCTGTGAGAATTGCTCCTGCAGACCGAGGGAGAGACGTCACTTTAGTACATAGAGCTGGACTGGCTGGAAAGCagaggtgtgagtgagtgagtgtgtgtgtgagtgtgagtgtgtgtgtacctggtctaGTGTCTTAAACAGAAGGATGTCTTTGCAGGCCTCCTGCAGTCGACAGCGCTGCACGTCTGTTTTAGGATGAACCACTCTGGGCTCTGTGTCTTCCTCGTCCTCATCTGGGTTGAACGCCTCCGCACAAACtgcaggaaaacacacacacagggttaacacacacactgcaggaaaaggcaagcacacacacagcagggtgAAGAAACTGTGTTGGAACACACATACAGCAGGGATAACACACACAGTTGGAAGacgaagtcacacacacacacacacacacacacacacacacacacacacacacacacacacacacacacacacacacacacacacacacacacacacacacacacacacacacacacacacacacacacacaatatttgaTGGGATAATTTGTTGTTCTACTTGAAAGATTAGGTTATGGCCCAATATCAATATTTTCTCAGCAGATGATTGATATTGAGATTGGGTCCAAAAGCCGTCATGTTTATAGTCTCCTCATAACTCCAAGCCCTGGACAtcacgcgcgcgcgcacccCCACCCGCACGCACgtgcgcgtgcgcacacacacacccccacacacacacccacacaccccctaCCCTTTTAAAACACTCACGCCCACACACATTcaatcagacaaacacacagacagactggtCTCTGTGAGCAAACAAACGAGAACCGCAGCCCTAGCACAATGAAATGTTTTGAACACAATGGGCCGGACTTAAAATACTAAATTAACAATAATGACAAGGTCGTTCCAAATGGTAAACGCTGCAAACAATCTCCAACCATTTCCCCTCGTCCAATTACCGCAGGGACGAAGGACATTGAAAAATAGGCCGCCGCGTGTATGTCCGACACACagtcacgtgcacacacacacacacacacacacacacacacacacacacacacacacacacacacacacacacacacacacacacacacacacacacacacacacacacacacacacacacacacacacacacacacaccccc harbors:
- the LOC132457621 gene encoding cAMP-dependent protein kinase type II-alpha regulatory subunit-like, giving the protein MSIEIPVGLTELLQGYTVEVLRQRPTDLVEFAVQYFTRLRDNRSQDGAGGGGSGKPTKGVMFDGEPMQTESNGEDDDDDEDSDFEPPPPSRFHRRVSVCAEAFNPDEDEEDTEPRVVHPKTDVQRCRLQEACKDILLFKTLDQEQFSQVLDAMFELVVQAKDHVIDQGDDGDNFYVIERYTHIQTHTHTRTVCLTAVLSVSGTLCPCVFSLCLSVCHTFLCFCLTAHLSRNRWAGLAK